A window of Gasterosteus aculeatus chromosome 9, fGasAcu3.hap1.1, whole genome shotgun sequence contains these coding sequences:
- the best2 gene encoding bestrophin-2a isoform X2: MTVTYTARVANARFCGFSKLLLAWRGSIYKVLYKEFLAFFAMYAAISITYRFLLFDDQKRYFEKLAIYCNHYASLIPMSFVLGFYVTLVVNRWWSQYTSIPLPDRLMCVLSGGLQGTDERGRLLRRTMMRYASLSALLILRSVSTAVFKRFPTMDHVVEAGFMSREERKKFECLHSPYNKYWIPCVWFTNLAALARCEGRIKDDHTLKLLLQELNAFRGKCSMLFHYDMISVPLVYTQVVTLAVYSFFLVCLIGRQFLDPNQGYPGHDLDLYVPIFTLLQFFFYAGWLKVAEQLINPFGEDDDDFETNWLIDRNFQVSMMAVDEMYGDLPMMERDRYWNDSNPRPPYTAATLFVLRRPSFQGSTFDMAIPKEEMHFQPLEDIAENLEESGSHHPNMALFNRLLKVAPSPTGFMGGALRRTSAQLQRLRHSPSIDQCTSEDEDDESGKIGKAGSLPSGLGQETQSTVCSFREEKGARTPLLDVHFGAKRQERRGGPPPASEKKGMRAVDEKNEEVWQIREERGELEVSRGEAQAPASLCPPSPLSSSETSTQSASAIPFPSRHPSAFLFHPNAHSALEHCSSQPAINRDRAVPAIPKPPCSGNKMSFLAVPSHDEPQRFRSVSMGSELTGAWIEN; encoded by the exons ATGACTGTCACCTACACAGCTAGAGTCGCAAACGCCCGTTTCTGCGGCTTCTCCAAGCTGCTTCTGGCCTGGAGAGGCAGCATCTACAAGGTTTTATATAAAGAGTTCCTGGCTTTTTTTGCCATGTACGCCGCCATCAGCATCACATACAG ATTTCTCCTCTTTGATGATCAGAAGAGGTATTTTGAAAAGCTGGCAATTTATTGCAACCACTATGCCAGTCTCATCCCCATGTCCTTTGTACTGG GTTTCTATGTGACCCTGGTGGTGAACCGGTGGTGGAGCCAGTACACCAGCATCCCGCTCCCCGACCGGCTCATGTGCGTCCTGTCGGGGGGCCTCCAAGGGACCGACGAGCGCGGCCGCCTGCTGAGACGGACCATGATGCGTTACGCCAGTCTGTCGGCCCTGCTCATCCTCCGCTCCGTCAGCACGGCCGTATTCAAGCGCTTCCCCACCATGGACCACGTGGTGGAGGCGG GATTCATGTCGAGGGAGGAGCGAAAGAAGTTTGAGTGTCTTCACTCTCCATACAATAAATACTGGATCCCGTGTGTTTGGTTCACCAACCTGGCGGCTTTGGCGCGCTGCGAGGGCAGAATCAAAGACGACCACACACTCAAACTGCTGCTACAG GAGCTGAATGCGTTCAGAGGGAAGTGCAGCATGCTGTTCCATTATGACATGATCAGCGTTCCCCTCGTCTACACTCAG GTGGTGACTTTGGCCGTATACAGTTTTTTCCTGGTGTGTCTGATTGGTCGTCAGTTCCTGGACCCCAATCAAGGCTATCCAGGTCATGACCTTGACCTCTACGTGCCCATCTTCACCCTGCTGCAGTTCTTCTTTTATGCTGGCTGGCTCAAG GTTGCAGAGCAGCTGATCAACCCTTTTGGAGAagacgatgatgactttgagacCAACTGGCTAATAGACAGAAATTTTCAG GTGTCCATGATGGCGGTGGACGAGATGTACGGGGATCTGCCGATGATGGAGAGAGATCGATACTGGAATGACTCCAACCCCAGGCCCCCATACACCGCCGCCACTCTCTTTGTCCTCCGCAGACCCTCCTTCCAGGGGTCCACTTTCGACATGGC GATCCCTAAAGAGGAGATGCACTTCCAGCCCCTGGAGGACATTGCTGAGAACCTGGAGGAGTCGGGCAGTCACCACCCCAACATGGCCCTCTTCAACCGCCTGCTCAAAGTAGCCCCTTCCCCCACCGGCTTCATGGGAGGGGCCCTTCGCCGCACCTCAGCACAGCTCCAGAGGCTTCGCCACTCTCCCAGCATTGACCAATGCACCAgcgaggatgaggatgatgaaagTGGTAAAATAGGCAAAGCTGGGTCTCTGCCTTCAGGCCTGGGGCAGGAAACCCAGAGCACAGTGTGCAGTTTTAGGGAGGAGAAGGGCGCTAGGACACCTCTGCTGGATGTTCACTTTGGGGCGAAGCGGCAGGAGAGGCGGGGAGGGCCCCCTCCTGCCTCTGAGAAGAAGGGAATGAGAGCAGTGGACGAGAAGAATGAGGAAGTGTGGCAGAtcagagaagaaagaggggaacTGGAGGTTTCAAGGGGGGAGGCCCAAGCTCCTGCGTCGCTGtgtcctccttctcccctgTCCTCAAGCGAGACGTCCACCCAGTCAGCCTCTGCCATTCCCTTCCCGTCCCGTCACCCCTCTGCCTTCCTGTTTCACCCAAATGCCCACTCCGCTCTGGAGCACTGCAGCTCCCAGCCGGCCATCAACCGGGACAGAGCCGTGCCCGCCATTCCCAAACCTCCCTGCAGTGGAAACAAAATGTCGTTCCTCGCTGTGCCGTCTCACGATGAGCCTCAGCGCTTTCGCAGCGTGAGCATGGGCTCAGAGCTCACGGGGGCGTGGATAGAAAACTGA
- the best2 gene encoding bestrophin-2a isoform X1, translating into MTVTYTARVANARFCGFSKLLLAWRGSIYKVLYKEFLAFFAMYAAISITYRFLLFDDQKRYFEKLAIYCNHYASLIPMSFVLGFYVTLVVNRWWSQYTSIPLPDRLMCVLSGGLQGTDERGRLLRRTMMRYASLSALLILRSVSTAVFKRFPTMDHVVEAGFMSREERKKFECLHSPYNKYWIPCVWFTNLAALARCEGRIKDDHTLKLLLQELNAFRGKCSMLFHYDMISVPLVYTQVVTLAVYSFFLVCLIGRQFLDPNQGYPGHDLDLYVPIFTLLQFFFYAGWLKVRERTTRHLLGYRSTIQRRKRWFMSSAVCISCLLKVAEQLINPFGEDDDDFETNWLIDRNFQVSMMAVDEMYGDLPMMERDRYWNDSNPRPPYTAATLFVLRRPSFQGSTFDMAIPKEEMHFQPLEDIAENLEESGSHHPNMALFNRLLKVAPSPTGFMGGALRRTSAQLQRLRHSPSIDQCTSEDEDDESGKIGKAGSLPSGLGQETQSTVCSFREEKGARTPLLDVHFGAKRQERRGGPPPASEKKGMRAVDEKNEEVWQIREERGELEVSRGEAQAPASLCPPSPLSSSETSTQSASAIPFPSRHPSAFLFHPNAHSALEHCSSQPAINRDRAVPAIPKPPCSGNKMSFLAVPSHDEPQRFRSVSMGSELTGAWIEN; encoded by the exons ATGACTGTCACCTACACAGCTAGAGTCGCAAACGCCCGTTTCTGCGGCTTCTCCAAGCTGCTTCTGGCCTGGAGAGGCAGCATCTACAAGGTTTTATATAAAGAGTTCCTGGCTTTTTTTGCCATGTACGCCGCCATCAGCATCACATACAG ATTTCTCCTCTTTGATGATCAGAAGAGGTATTTTGAAAAGCTGGCAATTTATTGCAACCACTATGCCAGTCTCATCCCCATGTCCTTTGTACTGG GTTTCTATGTGACCCTGGTGGTGAACCGGTGGTGGAGCCAGTACACCAGCATCCCGCTCCCCGACCGGCTCATGTGCGTCCTGTCGGGGGGCCTCCAAGGGACCGACGAGCGCGGCCGCCTGCTGAGACGGACCATGATGCGTTACGCCAGTCTGTCGGCCCTGCTCATCCTCCGCTCCGTCAGCACGGCCGTATTCAAGCGCTTCCCCACCATGGACCACGTGGTGGAGGCGG GATTCATGTCGAGGGAGGAGCGAAAGAAGTTTGAGTGTCTTCACTCTCCATACAATAAATACTGGATCCCGTGTGTTTGGTTCACCAACCTGGCGGCTTTGGCGCGCTGCGAGGGCAGAATCAAAGACGACCACACACTCAAACTGCTGCTACAG GAGCTGAATGCGTTCAGAGGGAAGTGCAGCATGCTGTTCCATTATGACATGATCAGCGTTCCCCTCGTCTACACTCAG GTGGTGACTTTGGCCGTATACAGTTTTTTCCTGGTGTGTCTGATTGGTCGTCAGTTCCTGGACCCCAATCAAGGCTATCCAGGTCATGACCTTGACCTCTACGTGCCCATCTTCACCCTGCTGCAGTTCTTCTTTTATGCTGGCTGGCTCAAGGTCAGAGAGCGGACCACACGTCATCTGTTGGGATACCGGAGCACGATACAAAGAAGAAAGCGATGGTTCATGTCGTCAGCTGTTTGCATTTCCTGTCTCCTGAAGGTTGCAGAGCAGCTGATCAACCCTTTTGGAGAagacgatgatgactttgagacCAACTGGCTAATAGACAGAAATTTTCAG GTGTCCATGATGGCGGTGGACGAGATGTACGGGGATCTGCCGATGATGGAGAGAGATCGATACTGGAATGACTCCAACCCCAGGCCCCCATACACCGCCGCCACTCTCTTTGTCCTCCGCAGACCCTCCTTCCAGGGGTCCACTTTCGACATGGC GATCCCTAAAGAGGAGATGCACTTCCAGCCCCTGGAGGACATTGCTGAGAACCTGGAGGAGTCGGGCAGTCACCACCCCAACATGGCCCTCTTCAACCGCCTGCTCAAAGTAGCCCCTTCCCCCACCGGCTTCATGGGAGGGGCCCTTCGCCGCACCTCAGCACAGCTCCAGAGGCTTCGCCACTCTCCCAGCATTGACCAATGCACCAgcgaggatgaggatgatgaaagTGGTAAAATAGGCAAAGCTGGGTCTCTGCCTTCAGGCCTGGGGCAGGAAACCCAGAGCACAGTGTGCAGTTTTAGGGAGGAGAAGGGCGCTAGGACACCTCTGCTGGATGTTCACTTTGGGGCGAAGCGGCAGGAGAGGCGGGGAGGGCCCCCTCCTGCCTCTGAGAAGAAGGGAATGAGAGCAGTGGACGAGAAGAATGAGGAAGTGTGGCAGAtcagagaagaaagaggggaacTGGAGGTTTCAAGGGGGGAGGCCCAAGCTCCTGCGTCGCTGtgtcctccttctcccctgTCCTCAAGCGAGACGTCCACCCAGTCAGCCTCTGCCATTCCCTTCCCGTCCCGTCACCCCTCTGCCTTCCTGTTTCACCCAAATGCCCACTCCGCTCTGGAGCACTGCAGCTCCCAGCCGGCCATCAACCGGGACAGAGCCGTGCCCGCCATTCCCAAACCTCCCTGCAGTGGAAACAAAATGTCGTTCCTCGCTGTGCCGTCTCACGATGAGCCTCAGCGCTTTCGCAGCGTGAGCATGGGCTCAGAGCTCACGGGGGCGTGGATAGAAAACTGA
- the LOC120824826 gene encoding protein Hook homolog 2 encodes MTSKEEAGPFDPMRTAAPEDTGDDDDTRSRQEKEEKRILAAWQSMPSALCEDFRAPGPAQSFLAKQRQSTQARRAVSPRLLQR; translated from the exons ATGACCAGCAAGGAAGAGGCCGGCCCATTCGATCCTATGAGGACAGCTGCTCCAGAG GACACTGGGGATGATGACGACACAAGGTCAAGAcaggaaaaagaggagaagcGGATCCTGGCTGCCTGGCAAAGCATG CCCTCAGCTCTGTGTGAGGACTTCAGGGCTCCAGGACCGGCTCAGTCTTTCCTGGCCAAGCAGAGGCAGTCCACCCAGGCCAGGAGGGCCGTCTCCCCCCGGCTGCTGCAGAGGTAG